A genome region from Macaca fascicularis isolate 582-1 chromosome 3, T2T-MFA8v1.1 includes the following:
- the ZBTB21 gene encoding zinc finger and BTB domain-containing protein 21 isoform X2 produces MEGLLHYINPAHAISLLSALNEERLKGQLCDVLLIVGDQKFRAHKNVLAASSEYFQSLFTNKENESQAVFQLDFCEPDAFDNVLNYIYSSSLFVEKSSLAAVQELGYSLGISFLTNIVSKTPQAPFPACPNRKKVFVEDDENSSQKRSVIVCQSRNEAQGKTVSQNQPDVSHTSRPSPSIAVKANTNKPHVPKPIEPLHSLSLTEKSWPKDSSVGYAKSLEHSGSLDDPNRISLVKRNAVLPSKPLQDREAMDDKPGVSGQLPKGKALELALKRPRPPVLSLCSSSETPYVLKETNKGNGQGEDRNLLYYSKLGLVIPSSGSGSGNQSIDRSGPLVKSLLRRSLSMDSQVPVYSPSIDLKSSQGSSSVSSDAPGNVLCALSQKSSLKDCSEKTALDDRPQVLQPHRLRSFSASQSTDREGASPVTEVRIKTEPSSPLSDPSDIIRVTVGDAAATAAASSSSVTRDLSLKTEDDQKDMSRLPAKRRFQADRRLPFKKLKVNEHGSPVSEDNFEEGSSPTILDADFPDSDLNKDEFEQGSHERLCRNAAVCPYCSLRFFSPELKQEHESKCEYKKLTCLECMRTFKSSFSIWRHQVEVHNQNNMAPTENFSLPVLDHNGDVTGSSRPQSHPEPNKVNHIVTTKDDNVFSDSSEQVNFDSEDSSCLPEDLSLSKQLKIQVKEEPVEEAEEEAPEASTAPKEAGPSKEASLWPCEKCGKMFTVHKQLERHQELLCSVKPFICHVCNKAFRTNFRLWSHFQSHMSQASEESAHKESEVCPVPTNSPSPPPLPPPPPLPKIQPLEPDSPTGLSENPTPATEKLFVPQESDTLFYHAPPLSAITFKRQFMCKLCHRTFKTAFSLWSHEQTHN; encoded by the exons ATGGAGGGATTACTGCATTACATCAACCCCGCACACGCCATTTCTCTCCTAAGTGCCCTGAATGAGGAGCGTCTCAAAGGACAGCTGTGCGATGTGCTGCTGATTGTTGGAGACCAAAAGTTCCGAGCTCATAAAAATGTCTTGGCTGCCAGCAGCGAATACTTTCAGAGTTTATtcacaaataaggaaaatgagtcaCAAGCTGTATTTCAGCTTGACTTCTGTGAGCCAGATGCTTTTGATAATGTTTTAAACTACATTTATTCTTCCTCTCTATTTGTTGAGAAGAGCAGCCTTGCTGCTGTGCAAGAACTTGGCTATAGTCTTGGGATTTCCTTTCTGACAAACATCGTTTCTAAAACACCTCAAGCCCCCTTTCCAGCGTGTCCtaatagaaaaaaagtgtttGTAGAAGATGATGAAAACAGTTCTCAAAAGAGAAGTGTCATTGTTTGTCAAAGTAGAAACGAAGCACAAGGAAAAACTGTTAGTCAAAATCAACCTGATGTAAGCCATACTTCCCGGCCCTCTCCTAGCATTGCAGTCAAGGCTAATACCAATAAGCCACATGTCCCAAAACCAATTGAACCGCTTCATAGTTTGTCATTAACTGAAAAGAGTTGGCCGAAAGATAGTTCTGTGGGATATGCAAAGTCTCTTGAGCATTCTGGATCTTTGGATGATCCTAATAGAATCAGTTTGGTGAAAAGAAATGCAGTATTGCCTTCAAAGCCTCTGCAAGACAGAGAAGCTATGGATGATAAACCAGGTGTGAGTGGTCAGCTTCCAAAAGGAAAAGCTCTAGAGCTGGCTTTGAAGAGACCACGGCCACCTGTTTTGTCTCTTTGTAGCTCATCAGAGACTCCCTATGTattaaaagaaactaacaaaggaaATGGTCAAGGTGAAGATAGAAACTTGTTGTATTATTCAAAGTTAGGCTTAGTGATCCCATCCAGTGGATCTGGTTCTGGAAACCAAAGCATTGACAGGAGTGGCCCACTTGTTAAGAGTCTCCTCAGACGGTCTTTGTCGATGGATAGCCAGGTTCCTGTCTATTCACCTTCCATAGATTTGAAATCTTCCCAGGGATCATCTTCGGTGTCCAGTGATGCACCAGGGAATGTGTTGTGTGCTTTATCTCAAAAGTCATCTTTAAAAGATTGTAGTGAAAAAACAGCCCTAGATGACAGGCCTCAAGTGCTACAACCGCATCGCCTCAGGTCCTTTAGTGCTTCTCAGTCAACAGACAGGGAGGGAGCCTCCCCTGTGACTGAGGTGCGCATAAAGACCGAGCCCAGCAGCCCGCTGTCGGACCCCTCGGACATCATCCGCGTCACTGTGGGAGATGCGGCAGCAACAGCAGCTGCCTCATCTTCATCGGTCACAAGAGACCTGTCTCTGAAAACAGAAGATGACCAAAAAGACATGAGCAGACTCCCAGCAAAAAGGAGGTTCCAAGCGGACCGAAGGTTGCCGTTTAAGAAGTTAAAGGTGAATGAGCATGGGTCTCCTGTGTCAGAAGATAATTTTGAGGAAGGCTCAAGCCCTACTATCCTTGATGCAGATTTTCCAGATTCTGATTTGAATAAAGACGAATTTG AGCAAGGAAGCCACGAGCGGCTGTGCCGGAACGCGGCCGTCTGCCCTTACTGCAGCCTCAGGTTTTTCTCGCCCGAGCTGAAGCAAGAACACGAGAGCAAGTGTGAGTATAAGAAGCTGACCTGCCTCGAGTGCATGCGCACCTTCAAGTCCTCTTTCAGCATCTGGCGGCACCAGGTTGAAGTCCATAATCAGAACAACATGGCACCCACCGAAAACTTTTCTTTGCCCGTTTTGGACCACAATGGTGATGTAACTGGTTCTTCAAGGCCCCAGTCCCACCCTGAGCCCAATAAAGTAAACCACATCGTCACCACAAAAGATGATAACGTGTTCAGTGATTCTTCAGAACAAGTTAACTTCGACTCGGAAGATTCCTCTTGTCTCCCTGAAGATCTTAGTCTTTCCAAGCAACTGAAAATCCAAGTCAAAGAGGAGCCTgtggaggaggctgaggaagaggcaCCCGAGGCCAGCACAGCCCCCAAAGAAGCGGGTCCTAGCAAAGAAGCCAGCCTGTGGCCCTGCGAGAAGTGTGGGAAGATGTTCACAGTGCACAAGCAGCTGGAGCGTCACCAGGAGCTTCTGTGCTCTGTGAAACCATTTATTTGTCACGTGTGCAACAAAGCTTTTCGCACTAATTTTAGACTCTGGAGTCACTTCCAGTCGCACATGTCTCAGGCTTCAGAGGAATCGGCACATAAGGAATCTGAGGTGTGCCCTGTTCCCACAAACTCTCCCTCTCCACCACCTctgccaccgccaccgccacTGCCCAAGATCCAGCCTCTGGAGCCTGACAGCCCCACAGGCCTGTCCGAAAACCCAACTCCAGCCACAGAAAAACTGTTTGTGCCCCAAGAATCAGACACCCTTTTTTACCATGCCCCACCCCTTTCAGCAATCACATTTAAAAGACAGTTTATGTGTAAACTTTGCCACAGGACATTCAAGACTGCATTTAGTCTTTGGAGTCACGAACAAACACACAATTGA
- the ZBTB21 gene encoding zinc finger and BTB domain-containing protein 21 isoform X1 produces MEGLLHYINPAHAISLLSALNEERLKGQLCDVLLIVGDQKFRAHKNVLAASSEYFQSLFTNKENESQAVFQLDFCEPDAFDNVLNYIYSSSLFVEKSSLAAVQELGYSLGISFLTNIVSKTPQAPFPACPNRKKVFVEDDENSSQKRSVIVCQSRNEAQGKTVSQNQPDVSHTSRPSPSIAVKANTNKPHVPKPIEPLHSLSLTEKSWPKDSSVGYAKSLEHSGSLDDPNRISLVKRNAVLPSKPLQDREAMDDKPGVSGQLPKGKALELALKRPRPPVLSLCSSSETPYVLKETNKGNGQGEDRNLLYYSKLGLVIPSSGSGSGNQSIDRSGPLVKSLLRRSLSMDSQVPVYSPSIDLKSSQGSSSVSSDAPGNVLCALSQKSSLKDCSEKTALDDRPQVLQPHRLRSFSASQSTDREGASPVTEVRIKTEPSSPLSDPSDIIRVTVGDAAATAAASSSSVTRDLSLKTEDDQKDMSRLPAKRRFQADRRLPFKKLKVNEHGSPVSEDNFEEGSSPTILDADFPDSDLNKDEFGELEGTRPNKKFKCKHCLKIFRSTAGLHRHVNMYHNPEKPYACDICHKRFHTNFKVWTHCQTQHGIVKNPSPASSSHAVLDEKFQRKLIDIVREREIKKALIIKLRRGKPGFQGQSSSQAQQVIKRNLRSRAKGAYICTYCGKAYRFLSQFKQHIKMHPGEKPLGVNKVAKPKEHAPLASPVENKEVYQCRLCNAKLSSLLEQGSHERLCRNAAVCPYCSLRFFSPELKQEHESKCEYKKLTCLECMRTFKSSFSIWRHQVEVHNQNNMAPTENFSLPVLDHNGDVTGSSRPQSHPEPNKVNHIVTTKDDNVFSDSSEQVNFDSEDSSCLPEDLSLSKQLKIQVKEEPVEEAEEEAPEASTAPKEAGPSKEASLWPCEKCGKMFTVHKQLERHQELLCSVKPFICHVCNKAFRTNFRLWSHFQSHMSQASEESAHKESEVCPVPTNSPSPPPLPPPPPLPKIQPLEPDSPTGLSENPTPATEKLFVPQESDTLFYHAPPLSAITFKRQFMCKLCHRTFKTAFSLWSHEQTHN; encoded by the coding sequence ATGGAGGGATTACTGCATTACATCAACCCCGCACACGCCATTTCTCTCCTAAGTGCCCTGAATGAGGAGCGTCTCAAAGGACAGCTGTGCGATGTGCTGCTGATTGTTGGAGACCAAAAGTTCCGAGCTCATAAAAATGTCTTGGCTGCCAGCAGCGAATACTTTCAGAGTTTATtcacaaataaggaaaatgagtcaCAAGCTGTATTTCAGCTTGACTTCTGTGAGCCAGATGCTTTTGATAATGTTTTAAACTACATTTATTCTTCCTCTCTATTTGTTGAGAAGAGCAGCCTTGCTGCTGTGCAAGAACTTGGCTATAGTCTTGGGATTTCCTTTCTGACAAACATCGTTTCTAAAACACCTCAAGCCCCCTTTCCAGCGTGTCCtaatagaaaaaaagtgtttGTAGAAGATGATGAAAACAGTTCTCAAAAGAGAAGTGTCATTGTTTGTCAAAGTAGAAACGAAGCACAAGGAAAAACTGTTAGTCAAAATCAACCTGATGTAAGCCATACTTCCCGGCCCTCTCCTAGCATTGCAGTCAAGGCTAATACCAATAAGCCACATGTCCCAAAACCAATTGAACCGCTTCATAGTTTGTCATTAACTGAAAAGAGTTGGCCGAAAGATAGTTCTGTGGGATATGCAAAGTCTCTTGAGCATTCTGGATCTTTGGATGATCCTAATAGAATCAGTTTGGTGAAAAGAAATGCAGTATTGCCTTCAAAGCCTCTGCAAGACAGAGAAGCTATGGATGATAAACCAGGTGTGAGTGGTCAGCTTCCAAAAGGAAAAGCTCTAGAGCTGGCTTTGAAGAGACCACGGCCACCTGTTTTGTCTCTTTGTAGCTCATCAGAGACTCCCTATGTattaaaagaaactaacaaaggaaATGGTCAAGGTGAAGATAGAAACTTGTTGTATTATTCAAAGTTAGGCTTAGTGATCCCATCCAGTGGATCTGGTTCTGGAAACCAAAGCATTGACAGGAGTGGCCCACTTGTTAAGAGTCTCCTCAGACGGTCTTTGTCGATGGATAGCCAGGTTCCTGTCTATTCACCTTCCATAGATTTGAAATCTTCCCAGGGATCATCTTCGGTGTCCAGTGATGCACCAGGGAATGTGTTGTGTGCTTTATCTCAAAAGTCATCTTTAAAAGATTGTAGTGAAAAAACAGCCCTAGATGACAGGCCTCAAGTGCTACAACCGCATCGCCTCAGGTCCTTTAGTGCTTCTCAGTCAACAGACAGGGAGGGAGCCTCCCCTGTGACTGAGGTGCGCATAAAGACCGAGCCCAGCAGCCCGCTGTCGGACCCCTCGGACATCATCCGCGTCACTGTGGGAGATGCGGCAGCAACAGCAGCTGCCTCATCTTCATCGGTCACAAGAGACCTGTCTCTGAAAACAGAAGATGACCAAAAAGACATGAGCAGACTCCCAGCAAAAAGGAGGTTCCAAGCGGACCGAAGGTTGCCGTTTAAGAAGTTAAAGGTGAATGAGCATGGGTCTCCTGTGTCAGAAGATAATTTTGAGGAAGGCTCAAGCCCTACTATCCTTGATGCAGATTTTCCAGATTCTGATTTGAATAAAGACGAATTTGGTGAGTTGGAGGGGACGAGaccaaacaaaaaatttaaatgcaaacatTGCCTTAAGATCTTTAGATCAACAGCAGGTCTTCACCGTCATGTTAACATGTACCATAACCCAGAAAAGCCCTACGCTTGTGACATCTGTCACAAGAGGTTTCACACCAACTTCAAAGTGTGGACACACTGTCAGACCCAACATGGCATAGTGAAGAACCCATCACCAGCCTCTAGTTCACATGCTGTTTTGGATGAAAAATTCCAAAGAAAGCTGATTGAcatagtgagagagagagaaattaagaagGCCCTGATCATTAAGTTAAGGCGCGGCAAGCCTGGTTTTCAGGGACAGAGTAGCTCCCAAGCGCAGCAAGTCATCAAGAGGAACTTGAGATCTCGAGCCAAAGGAGCTTACATTTGTACTTACTGTGGAAAAGCGTACCGCTTTCTCTCTCAATTTAAGCAGCACATAAAAATGCATCCAGGAGAAAAACCCCTTGGAGTAAATAAAGTTGCTAAACCAAAAGAGCATGCTCCTCTTGCAAGTCCAGTAGAAAACAAGGAGGTTTACCAGTGCCGTCTCTGTAATGCTAAGCTCTCTTCTCTCCTAGAGCAAGGAAGCCACGAGCGGCTGTGCCGGAACGCGGCCGTCTGCCCTTACTGCAGCCTCAGGTTTTTCTCGCCCGAGCTGAAGCAAGAACACGAGAGCAAGTGTGAGTATAAGAAGCTGACCTGCCTCGAGTGCATGCGCACCTTCAAGTCCTCTTTCAGCATCTGGCGGCACCAGGTTGAAGTCCATAATCAGAACAACATGGCACCCACCGAAAACTTTTCTTTGCCCGTTTTGGACCACAATGGTGATGTAACTGGTTCTTCAAGGCCCCAGTCCCACCCTGAGCCCAATAAAGTAAACCACATCGTCACCACAAAAGATGATAACGTGTTCAGTGATTCTTCAGAACAAGTTAACTTCGACTCGGAAGATTCCTCTTGTCTCCCTGAAGATCTTAGTCTTTCCAAGCAACTGAAAATCCAAGTCAAAGAGGAGCCTgtggaggaggctgaggaagaggcaCCCGAGGCCAGCACAGCCCCCAAAGAAGCGGGTCCTAGCAAAGAAGCCAGCCTGTGGCCCTGCGAGAAGTGTGGGAAGATGTTCACAGTGCACAAGCAGCTGGAGCGTCACCAGGAGCTTCTGTGCTCTGTGAAACCATTTATTTGTCACGTGTGCAACAAAGCTTTTCGCACTAATTTTAGACTCTGGAGTCACTTCCAGTCGCACATGTCTCAGGCTTCAGAGGAATCGGCACATAAGGAATCTGAGGTGTGCCCTGTTCCCACAAACTCTCCCTCTCCACCACCTctgccaccgccaccgccacTGCCCAAGATCCAGCCTCTGGAGCCTGACAGCCCCACAGGCCTGTCCGAAAACCCAACTCCAGCCACAGAAAAACTGTTTGTGCCCCAAGAATCAGACACCCTTTTTTACCATGCCCCACCCCTTTCAGCAATCACATTTAAAAGACAGTTTATGTGTAAACTTTGCCACAGGACATTCAAGACTGCATTTAGTCTTTGGAGTCACGAACAAACACACAATTGA